One window of the Lactococcus lactis genome contains the following:
- a CDS encoding DUF1831 domain-containing protein: MAFITEKHLEGSKYVYQLAPTVKKFTLKDTTFIQTKIGNFEFKRLLEEVPNSNEGFLLKIIVNPDLSGFKLSITDKSGLRNVDIFKNASEMIQNKFYFQMDALVDRGVFTKSEI; the protein is encoded by the coding sequence ATGGCATTTATCACCGAAAAACATTTGGAAGGTAGCAAATATGTTTATCAACTTGCGCCTACTGTTAAAAAATTCACTTTAAAAGATACAACTTTTATTCAAACTAAAATTGGTAATTTTGAATTTAAAAGACTTCTTGAAGAAGTTCCAAATTCAAACGAAGGATTTTTATTAAAAATTATTGTTAATCCAGATTTAAGTGGTTTTAAACTTTCAATTACTGACAAATCCGGTTTACGAAATGTTGATATTTTTAAAAATGCGAGTGAAATGATTCAAAATAAATTTTACTTCCAAATGGATGCACTTGTTGACCGCGGTGTATTTACAAAATCAGAAATTTAA
- the tuf gene encoding elongation factor Tu translates to MAKEVYDRSKPHVNIGTIGHVDHGKTTLSAAISKVLSDKGYSKATDFASIDAAPEERERGITINTAHIEYETEKRHYAHIDAPGHADYVKNMITGAAQMDGAILVVAATDGPMPQTREHILLSRQVGVKYLIVFLNKADLVDDEELMELVEMEVRDLLSEYDFPGDDIPVIAGSALGALNGEPQWVAKVEELMDIVDEYIPTPERDTDKPLLLPVEDVFSITGRGTVASGRIERGTVKVGDEVEIVGIKEETKKAVVTGIEMFRKTLTEGLAGDNVGALLRGIQRDEIERGQVIAKPGSITPHKLFEGEVYVLSKEEGGRHTPFFDNYRPQFYFHTTDVTGSVKLPEGTEMVMPGDNVHIDVELIHPVAIEQGTTFSIREGGRTVGSGIVAEIKA, encoded by the coding sequence ATGGCTAAAGAAGTATACGACCGTAGCAAACCACACGTTAATATTGGTACTATCGGACACGTTGACCATGGTAAAACTACCCTCTCAGCTGCAATCTCTAAAGTATTGTCTGACAAAGGTTACTCTAAAGCGACTGACTTCGCATCTATCGATGCTGCTCCAGAAGAACGCGAACGTGGTATCACAATCAACACTGCTCACATCGAGTACGAAACTGAAAAACGTCACTATGCCCACATCGACGCTCCAGGTCACGCGGACTACGTTAAAAATATGATCACTGGTGCTGCCCAAATGGACGGTGCAATCCTCGTTGTTGCTGCAACTGATGGACCAATGCCACAAACTCGTGAACACATCTTGCTTTCACGTCAAGTTGGTGTTAAATACCTTATCGTCTTCCTTAACAAGGCTGACCTTGTTGATGATGAAGAATTGATGGAACTCGTTGAAATGGAAGTTCGTGACCTCTTGAGCGAATACGACTTCCCAGGTGACGATATTCCTGTAATCGCTGGTTCAGCACTTGGTGCTTTGAACGGTGAACCACAATGGGTTGCTAAAGTTGAAGAATTGATGGACATCGTTGATGAATACATCCCAACTCCAGAACGCGACACTGACAAACCACTCCTTCTTCCAGTCGAAGACGTATTCTCTATCACTGGTCGTGGTACAGTTGCTTCAGGACGTATCGAACGTGGTACTGTTAAAGTTGGTGACGAAGTTGAAATCGTTGGTATCAAAGAAGAAACTAAAAAAGCTGTTGTTACTGGTATCGAAATGTTCCGTAAAACACTTACTGAAGGTCTTGCTGGTGATAACGTCGGTGCACTTCTCCGTGGTATCCAACGTGACGAAATCGAACGTGGTCAAGTTATTGCTAAACCAGGTTCAATCACTCCACACAAACTTTTCGAAGGTGAAGTTTACGTATTGAGCAAAGAAGAAGGCGGACGTCACACTCCATTCTTCGACAACTACCGTCCTCAATTCTACTTCCACACAACTGACGTTACTGGTTCAGTTAAACTTCCAGAAGGAACTGAAATGGTAATGCCTGGTGACAACGTGCATATCGACGTTGAATTGATCCACCCAGTTGCGATCGAACAAGGTACTACTTTCTCTATCCGTGAAGGTGGACGTACTGTTGGTTCAGGTATCGTTGCTGAAATCAAAGCTTAA